A genomic region of Brienomyrus brachyistius isolate T26 chromosome 6, BBRACH_0.4, whole genome shotgun sequence contains the following coding sequences:
- the LOC125744355 gene encoding lysine-specific demethylase 5C-like isoform X1, protein MHQMLLEMDGEDFVPPPECPVFEPSWEEFADPMGYIAKIRPIAEKSGICKIRPPPDWQPPFAVEVDSFHFTPRIQRLNELEAETRVKLNYLDRIAKFWEIQGSSLKIPNIERRILDLFGLSKIVAEEGGFESVSKERRWARVAQKLGYPPGKNIGSLLRSHYERIIYPFEVFQSGAILPVKQCKPRPYDSEEVDKEYKPHSIPLRQSVQPSKTSSYGRRANRLQPDGPDDLSSHTLSAGSRHTSPEPTEEDIEKNPELKKLQIYGAGPKMMGLGLMARDKGNRRKDELPQTVIVRDSVVVKDEPGEDRGEGKMHLPPTDRTVKEESGDKYGYDGDREEPCTKMTMRLRRNMSNAQFVDSFVCRMCGRGDEDEKLLLCDSCDNNYHTFCLLPPLSEPPKGDWRCPKCVAEECKRPAEAFGFEQATREYTLQSFGEMADTFKADYFNMPVHMVPTELVEREFWRLVSSIEEDVTVEYGADIHSKEFGSGFPMNNGRRQLTAEEQEYARSGWNLNVMPVLEQSVLCHINADISGMKVPWLYVGMVFSAFCWHIEDHWSYSINYLHWGEPKTWYGVPRSAAESLEEVMKKITPELFEFQPDLLHQLVTIMNPNILMAHGVPVVRTNQCAGEFVITFPRAYHAGFNQGYNFAEAVNFCTADWLPAGRSCIEHYRRLRRYCVFSHEELACKMAACAERLDLNLAAATHREIFSIVQEERQLRKKLLERGITEAEREAFELLPDDERQCDKCKTTCFLSALACYSCPQRLVCLYHTQDLCGCPTNKHYLRYRYTLDELLSMLHRLKVRAESFDSWANKVKEALENEGGVKKADVEELEALKMEAAEKKFPNNDLLQRLSGALSDFQHCKTVSAELLSGSHGRGMTLAEFRALVEKMSSLPSLFSPLEQVQALLLSVEQFQSRAQAFLDSCDCSRAPPPSEQLQDLLEDGERLVAEPPALGLLRGLREQGHWLGEVQRALGRQGSEAPASVTLSVLRNLMETGCNVPQSSAVETAMAELQELLTIAERWEEKAQICLEHRQKHPLSTLEAIVNEATMIPVQLPNILSLQGCLSRARAWVTDLEEIQNGEHYPCLDDLEGLVAIGRDLPVHMEELRQLELQVASAHSWREKASKTFLKKNSQQSLLEVLCPCVDRKRQRRDGRVSKADSDSLGLTAQDLRDPAAIVSAFKEGERREKEAVQRLQEVNLAKPALRNGDGEAWWKGREGRAEQDACSPLPDSGKDGAVIDLTETPEQPPPADAPEVCVCGQPPRPPILRCHLCQDWFHGGCVPFPSLSLPANPLCWWDWDTRFLCPLCQRSRRPRLETILALLVALQKLPVRLPEGEALQCLTERAIGWQGRARQALDSPELRAALQTLRALQDTLRGMGDCGGGAKDEGGAKDGGGAKDDVIVLSDSDGAEKGDREDSVIDLTEDDDPRRKGAECENGHSRKGGTNGVKGTESLLALLPRLRGPVIELSSATRAQLEELQLEGDMLEVTLDQSQVIHRLLQAVSEPPRHTLHSLILIRLQEQGGAGRAGRAKDSKRKRKSQRGEGEEEQTTTAQDASESKKTRPLKQEAPQTLPQTLSEIL, encoded by the exons ATGCACCAAATGTTGCTAG AAATGGACGGGGAGGATTTCGTGCCACCGCCTGAATGCCCCGTTTTTGAACCGTCGTGGGAGGAGTTCGCAGATCCAATGGGTTACATAGCCAAAATCCGTCCCATCGCTGAGAAATCCGGAATTTGCAAGATCCGCCCTCCTCCG GACTGGCAACCTCCCTTTGCTGTTGAGGTGGATAGCTTCCACTTCACTCCGAGAATCCAGAGGCTCAATGAGTTGGAG GCGGAGACCCGTGTGAAGTTAAACTATCTGGATCGCATTGCCAAGTTCTGGGAGATCCAGGGCTCCTCCCTAAAAATTCCCAACATCGAGAGACGGATATTGGACCTCTTTGGCTTGTCCAAG ATTGTGGCTGAAGAAGGAGGCTTTGAGTCTGTCAGTAAGGAGAGGCGATGGGCTCGTGTGGCCCAGAAGTTGGGGTACCCACCTGGGAAGAACATCGGCTCCCTGCTGCGCTCTCATTATGAGAGGATCATATACCCCTTTGAGGTGTTCCAGTCAGGCGCCATTTTGCCAGTGAAG CAGTGCAAACCAAGGCCATATGACAGTGAAGAGGTGGATAAGGAGTACAAGCCTCACTCTATCCCCCTCCGCCAGTCAGTCCAGCCCTCCAAGACCAGCAGCTATGGGCGCCGAGCCAATCGCTTACAGCCAGAT GGCCCCGATGACTTGTCTTCCCACACTCTCTCTGCCGGCTCCCGACACACTTCG CCGGAGCCCACTGAAGAAGATATAGAAAAGAATCCTGAGCTGAAGAAGCTACAGATCTATGGAGCCGGACCCAAGATGATGGGCCTGGGGCTGATGGCAAGGGACAAGGGGAACCGAAGGAAAG ATGAACTGCCACAGACAGTGATCGTGCGGGACAGTGTCGTGGTTAAAGATGAACCTGGAGAGGACAGGGGGGAGGGCAAAATGCACCTGCCCCCCACGGACAGGACAGTGAAGGAGGAGTCTGGGGACAAATACGGCTATGATGGTGACCGGGAGGAGCCATGCACCAAGATGACCATGCGGCTGAGGCGCAACATGAGCAACGCGCAGTTC GTGGACTCCTTTGTGTGTCGGATGTGCGGCCGGGGTGATGAGGACGAGAAGCTGCTGCTGTGCGACAGCTGCGACAACAACTACCACACCTTCTGCCTGCTGCCTCCACTCAGCGAGCCGCCCAAGGGTGACTGGCGCTGTCCCAAGTGTGTGGCAGAG GAGTGCAAGAGGCCGGCGGAGGCCTTTGGCTTTGAGCAGGCCACTCGGGAGTACACCCTGCAGAGCTTTGGGGAGATGGCCGACACCTTCAAGGCCGACTACTTCAACATGCCCGTCCAC ATGGTGCCCACGGAGCTGGTGGAGCGGGAGTTCTGGAGGCTGGTCAGCAGCATAGAGGAGGACGTCACCGTGGAGTACGGGGCCGACATCCACTCCAAGGAGTTCGGCAGTGGGTTCCCAATGAACAACGGCAGGCGGCAGCTGACGGCGGAGGAGCAG GAGTACGCCCGCAGCGGGTGGAACCTGAACGTCATGCCTGTGTTGGAGCAGTCTGTCCTTTGCCACATCAACGCCGACATCTCGGGCATGAAGGTGCCCTGGCTCTACGTGGGCATGGTCTTCTCCGCCTTCTGCTGGCACATCGAGGACCACTGGAGTTACTCCATCAACTATCTGCACTG GGGGGAGCCCAAGACGTGGTATGGGGTTCCCAGATCGGCGGCCGAGTCGCTGGAGGAGGTGATGAAGAAAATCACCCCTGAGCTGTTTGAGTTCCAGCCCGACCTGCTGCACCAGCTGGTCACCATCATGAACCCCAACATCCTCATGGCCCACGGGGTGCCG GTGGTCCGTACCAACCAGTGCGCGGGGGAGTTTGTTATTACCTTCCCCCGGGCGTACCATGCTGGCTTTAACCAGGGGTACAACTTTGCAGAGGCTGTCAACTTCTGCACTGCTGATTGG CTGCCAGCCGGACGCTCCTGCATCGAGCACTACCGGCGTCTGCGCAGATACTGCGTGTTTTCGCATGAGGAGCTCGCCTGCAAGATGGCCGCCTGCGCAGAGAGGCTGGACCTGAACCTGGCTGCTGCTACTCACAGGGAGATATTCAGCATCGTGCAGGAGGAGAGGCAGCTACGCAAAAAGCTGCTGGAGAGG GGCATCACGGAGGCAGAGCGCGAGGCCTTTGAGCTCCTCCCTGACGACGAGAGGCAGTGTGACAAATGCAAGACGAcgtgcttcctgtctgctctgGCCTGCTATAGCTGCCCCCAGCGCCTGGTCTGCCTCTACCACACACAGGACCTCTGCGGCTGCCCCACCAACAAACACTACCTCAG GTACAGGTACACTCTGGATGAGCTGCTGTCTATGCTGCACCGCCTCAAGGTGCGAGCCGAATCCTTTGATTCCTGGGCGAACAAAGTGAAGGAAGCACTGGAGAATGAGGGGGGCGTGAAAAAAG CAGACGTGGAAGAGCTGGAAGCACTGAAGATGGAAGCCGCCGAGAAGAAATTCCCCAACAACGACCTTCTCCAGCGGCTAAGCGGCGCGTTGAGTGACTTTCAGCACTGCAAGACCGTCAGTGCTGAGCTCCTGAGCGGCTCACACGGCAG GGGGATGACCCTAGCCGAGTTCAGGGCTCTGGTGGAGAAGATGAGCAGCCTGCCCAGCCTCttcagccctctggagcaggtGCAG GCCTTGCTCCTGTCAGTTGAGCAGTTCCAGAGCCGGGCCCAGGCCTTCCTGGACAGTTGCGACTGCAGCCGGGCCCCACCCCCCTCGGAGCAGCTGCAGGACTTGCTGGAGGATGGGGAGAGGCTGGTCGCCGAGCCGCCCGCCCTGGGGCTGCTGCGGGGCCTGCGGGAACAGGGTCACTGGCTGGGGGAGGTGCAGCGGGCGCTGGGCCGGCAGGGAAGCGAGGCACCGGCGTCAGTTACACTGAGCGTCCTGCGTAACTTGATGGAGACCGGTTGTAACGTGCCGCAGAGCAGCGCCGTGGAGACGGCCATGGccgagctgcaggagctgctcACCATCGCCGAGCGTTGGGAGGAGAAGGCGCAGATCTGCTTGGAGCACAG GCAGAAGCATCCGCTCTCCACGCTGGAGGCCATCGTCAACGAAGCTACGATGATCCCCGTGCAGCTGCCCAACATCCTGTCCCTGCAGGGCTGCCTGAGCCGGGCTCGGGCCTGGGTCACCGACTTGGAGGAGATCCAG AACGGGGAGCACTACCCCTGCCTGGACGACCTGGAGGGGCTGGTGGCCATCGGCAGGGACTTACCCGTGCACATGGAGGAGCTTAGGCAGCTGGAGCTCCAGGTGGCCAGCGCCCATTCATGGAGAGAGAAGGCCAGCAAGACCTTTCTCAAGAAGAACTCGCAGCAGAGCCTGCTGGAG GTGCTGTGTCCCTGCGTGGACAGGAAGCGGCAGCGGCGCGACGGCAGGGTGTCCAAAGCCGACTCGGACAGTCTGGGTCTCACGGCGCAGGACCTGCGGGATCCAGCTGCCATC GTGTCTGCCTTCAAAGAAGGAGAAAGGAGGGAGAAGGAGGCTGTACAGCGGCTCCAGGAGGTCAACTTGGCGAAGCCGGCACTTAGGAATGGCGACGGTGAGGCATGGTGGAAGGGGAGGGAGGGTAGGGCGGAGCAGGATGCCTGCAGCCCCTTGCCGGACTCCGGAAAGGACGGAGCAGTTATCGACCTGACGGAGactcccgagcagccgccgcctgcggaCGCCCCTGAGGTCTGCGTGTGTGGGCAGCCCCCCCGACCCCCAATCCTCCGCTGCCACCTCTGCCAGGACTGGTTCCATGGCGGCTGTGTCCCCTTTCCCTCCCTCTCGCTCCCTGCTAATCCCCTCTGCTGGTGGGACTGGGACACGCGCTTTCTGTGCCCACTGTGCCAACGCTCACGCCGCCCGCGGTTGGAGACCATCCTGGCGCTGCTGGTGGCGCTGCAGAAGCTTCCAGTGCGGCTCCCCGAGGGCGAGGCGCTGCAGTGCCTGACGGAGAGGGCCATCGGTTGGCAGGGCCGTGCCAGGCAGGCACTCGACAGCCCCGAGCTGAGGGCAGCCCTGCAGACGCTGCGGGCACTCCAGGACACACTGCGGGGGATGGGTGactgtgggggcggggccaagGATGAGGGCGGGGCCAaggatgggggtggggccaaGGACGACGTCATAGTGCTGTCTGACTCTGATGGAGCGGAGAAGGGCGACCGGGAGGACAGCGTGATAGACCTGACGGAGGATGACGATCCCCGCAGGAAGGGG GCTGAATGTGAAAATGGACACAGCAGGAAAGGGGGCACTaatggggtcaaag GCACCGAATCCCTACTCGCCCTGCTTCCCCGATTGAGGGGTCCCGTCatagagctctcctctgccacccgagctcagctggaggagctgcagctcgaGGGCGACATGCTGGA
- the LOC125744355 gene encoding lysine-specific demethylase 5C-like isoform X2, giving the protein MHQMLLEMDGEDFVPPPECPVFEPSWEEFADPMGYIAKIRPIAEKSGICKIRPPPDWQPPFAVEVDSFHFTPRIQRLNELEAETRVKLNYLDRIAKFWEIQGSSLKIPNIERRILDLFGLSKIVAEEGGFESVSKERRWARVAQKLGYPPGKNIGSLLRSHYERIIYPFEVFQSGAILPVKQCKPRPYDSEEVDKEYKPHSIPLRQSVQPSKTSSYGRRANRLQPDGPDDLSSHTLSAGSRHTSPEPTEEDIEKNPELKKLQIYGAGPKMMGLGLMARDKGNRRKDELPQTVIVRDSVVVKDEPGEDRGEGKMHLPPTDRTVKEESGDKYGYDGDREEPCTKMTMRLRRNMSNAQFVDSFVCRMCGRGDEDEKLLLCDSCDNNYHTFCLLPPLSEPPKGDWRCPKCVAEECKRPAEAFGFEQATREYTLQSFGEMADTFKADYFNMPVHMVPTELVEREFWRLVSSIEEDVTVEYGADIHSKEFGSGFPMNNGRRQLTAEEQEYARSGWNLNVMPVLEQSVLCHINADISGMKVPWLYVGMVFSAFCWHIEDHWSYSINYLHWGEPKTWYGVPRSAAESLEEVMKKITPELFEFQPDLLHQLVTIMNPNILMAHGVPVVRTNQCAGEFVITFPRAYHAGFNQGYNFAEAVNFCTADWLPAGRSCIEHYRRLRRYCVFSHEELACKMAACAERLDLNLAAATHREIFSIVQEERQLRKKLLERGITEAEREAFELLPDDERQCDKCKTTCFLSALACYSCPQRLVCLYHTQDLCGCPTNKHYLRYRYTLDELLSMLHRLKVRAESFDSWANKVKEALENEGGVKKDVEELEALKMEAAEKKFPNNDLLQRLSGALSDFQHCKTVSAELLSGSHGRGMTLAEFRALVEKMSSLPSLFSPLEQVQALLLSVEQFQSRAQAFLDSCDCSRAPPPSEQLQDLLEDGERLVAEPPALGLLRGLREQGHWLGEVQRALGRQGSEAPASVTLSVLRNLMETGCNVPQSSAVETAMAELQELLTIAERWEEKAQICLEHRQKHPLSTLEAIVNEATMIPVQLPNILSLQGCLSRARAWVTDLEEIQNGEHYPCLDDLEGLVAIGRDLPVHMEELRQLELQVASAHSWREKASKTFLKKNSQQSLLEVLCPCVDRKRQRRDGRVSKADSDSLGLTAQDLRDPAAIVSAFKEGERREKEAVQRLQEVNLAKPALRNGDGEAWWKGREGRAEQDACSPLPDSGKDGAVIDLTETPEQPPPADAPEVCVCGQPPRPPILRCHLCQDWFHGGCVPFPSLSLPANPLCWWDWDTRFLCPLCQRSRRPRLETILALLVALQKLPVRLPEGEALQCLTERAIGWQGRARQALDSPELRAALQTLRALQDTLRGMGDCGGGAKDEGGAKDGGGAKDDVIVLSDSDGAEKGDREDSVIDLTEDDDPRRKGAECENGHSRKGGTNGVKGTESLLALLPRLRGPVIELSSATRAQLEELQLEGDMLEVTLDQSQVIHRLLQAVSEPPRHTLHSLILIRLQEQGGAGRAGRAKDSKRKRKSQRGEGEEEQTTTAQDASESKKTRPLKQEAPQTLPQTLSEIL; this is encoded by the exons ATGCACCAAATGTTGCTAG AAATGGACGGGGAGGATTTCGTGCCACCGCCTGAATGCCCCGTTTTTGAACCGTCGTGGGAGGAGTTCGCAGATCCAATGGGTTACATAGCCAAAATCCGTCCCATCGCTGAGAAATCCGGAATTTGCAAGATCCGCCCTCCTCCG GACTGGCAACCTCCCTTTGCTGTTGAGGTGGATAGCTTCCACTTCACTCCGAGAATCCAGAGGCTCAATGAGTTGGAG GCGGAGACCCGTGTGAAGTTAAACTATCTGGATCGCATTGCCAAGTTCTGGGAGATCCAGGGCTCCTCCCTAAAAATTCCCAACATCGAGAGACGGATATTGGACCTCTTTGGCTTGTCCAAG ATTGTGGCTGAAGAAGGAGGCTTTGAGTCTGTCAGTAAGGAGAGGCGATGGGCTCGTGTGGCCCAGAAGTTGGGGTACCCACCTGGGAAGAACATCGGCTCCCTGCTGCGCTCTCATTATGAGAGGATCATATACCCCTTTGAGGTGTTCCAGTCAGGCGCCATTTTGCCAGTGAAG CAGTGCAAACCAAGGCCATATGACAGTGAAGAGGTGGATAAGGAGTACAAGCCTCACTCTATCCCCCTCCGCCAGTCAGTCCAGCCCTCCAAGACCAGCAGCTATGGGCGCCGAGCCAATCGCTTACAGCCAGAT GGCCCCGATGACTTGTCTTCCCACACTCTCTCTGCCGGCTCCCGACACACTTCG CCGGAGCCCACTGAAGAAGATATAGAAAAGAATCCTGAGCTGAAGAAGCTACAGATCTATGGAGCCGGACCCAAGATGATGGGCCTGGGGCTGATGGCAAGGGACAAGGGGAACCGAAGGAAAG ATGAACTGCCACAGACAGTGATCGTGCGGGACAGTGTCGTGGTTAAAGATGAACCTGGAGAGGACAGGGGGGAGGGCAAAATGCACCTGCCCCCCACGGACAGGACAGTGAAGGAGGAGTCTGGGGACAAATACGGCTATGATGGTGACCGGGAGGAGCCATGCACCAAGATGACCATGCGGCTGAGGCGCAACATGAGCAACGCGCAGTTC GTGGACTCCTTTGTGTGTCGGATGTGCGGCCGGGGTGATGAGGACGAGAAGCTGCTGCTGTGCGACAGCTGCGACAACAACTACCACACCTTCTGCCTGCTGCCTCCACTCAGCGAGCCGCCCAAGGGTGACTGGCGCTGTCCCAAGTGTGTGGCAGAG GAGTGCAAGAGGCCGGCGGAGGCCTTTGGCTTTGAGCAGGCCACTCGGGAGTACACCCTGCAGAGCTTTGGGGAGATGGCCGACACCTTCAAGGCCGACTACTTCAACATGCCCGTCCAC ATGGTGCCCACGGAGCTGGTGGAGCGGGAGTTCTGGAGGCTGGTCAGCAGCATAGAGGAGGACGTCACCGTGGAGTACGGGGCCGACATCCACTCCAAGGAGTTCGGCAGTGGGTTCCCAATGAACAACGGCAGGCGGCAGCTGACGGCGGAGGAGCAG GAGTACGCCCGCAGCGGGTGGAACCTGAACGTCATGCCTGTGTTGGAGCAGTCTGTCCTTTGCCACATCAACGCCGACATCTCGGGCATGAAGGTGCCCTGGCTCTACGTGGGCATGGTCTTCTCCGCCTTCTGCTGGCACATCGAGGACCACTGGAGTTACTCCATCAACTATCTGCACTG GGGGGAGCCCAAGACGTGGTATGGGGTTCCCAGATCGGCGGCCGAGTCGCTGGAGGAGGTGATGAAGAAAATCACCCCTGAGCTGTTTGAGTTCCAGCCCGACCTGCTGCACCAGCTGGTCACCATCATGAACCCCAACATCCTCATGGCCCACGGGGTGCCG GTGGTCCGTACCAACCAGTGCGCGGGGGAGTTTGTTATTACCTTCCCCCGGGCGTACCATGCTGGCTTTAACCAGGGGTACAACTTTGCAGAGGCTGTCAACTTCTGCACTGCTGATTGG CTGCCAGCCGGACGCTCCTGCATCGAGCACTACCGGCGTCTGCGCAGATACTGCGTGTTTTCGCATGAGGAGCTCGCCTGCAAGATGGCCGCCTGCGCAGAGAGGCTGGACCTGAACCTGGCTGCTGCTACTCACAGGGAGATATTCAGCATCGTGCAGGAGGAGAGGCAGCTACGCAAAAAGCTGCTGGAGAGG GGCATCACGGAGGCAGAGCGCGAGGCCTTTGAGCTCCTCCCTGACGACGAGAGGCAGTGTGACAAATGCAAGACGAcgtgcttcctgtctgctctgGCCTGCTATAGCTGCCCCCAGCGCCTGGTCTGCCTCTACCACACACAGGACCTCTGCGGCTGCCCCACCAACAAACACTACCTCAG GTACAGGTACACTCTGGATGAGCTGCTGTCTATGCTGCACCGCCTCAAGGTGCGAGCCGAATCCTTTGATTCCTGGGCGAACAAAGTGAAGGAAGCACTGGAGAATGAGGGGGGCGTGAAAAAAG ACGTGGAAGAGCTGGAAGCACTGAAGATGGAAGCCGCCGAGAAGAAATTCCCCAACAACGACCTTCTCCAGCGGCTAAGCGGCGCGTTGAGTGACTTTCAGCACTGCAAGACCGTCAGTGCTGAGCTCCTGAGCGGCTCACACGGCAG GGGGATGACCCTAGCCGAGTTCAGGGCTCTGGTGGAGAAGATGAGCAGCCTGCCCAGCCTCttcagccctctggagcaggtGCAG GCCTTGCTCCTGTCAGTTGAGCAGTTCCAGAGCCGGGCCCAGGCCTTCCTGGACAGTTGCGACTGCAGCCGGGCCCCACCCCCCTCGGAGCAGCTGCAGGACTTGCTGGAGGATGGGGAGAGGCTGGTCGCCGAGCCGCCCGCCCTGGGGCTGCTGCGGGGCCTGCGGGAACAGGGTCACTGGCTGGGGGAGGTGCAGCGGGCGCTGGGCCGGCAGGGAAGCGAGGCACCGGCGTCAGTTACACTGAGCGTCCTGCGTAACTTGATGGAGACCGGTTGTAACGTGCCGCAGAGCAGCGCCGTGGAGACGGCCATGGccgagctgcaggagctgctcACCATCGCCGAGCGTTGGGAGGAGAAGGCGCAGATCTGCTTGGAGCACAG GCAGAAGCATCCGCTCTCCACGCTGGAGGCCATCGTCAACGAAGCTACGATGATCCCCGTGCAGCTGCCCAACATCCTGTCCCTGCAGGGCTGCCTGAGCCGGGCTCGGGCCTGGGTCACCGACTTGGAGGAGATCCAG AACGGGGAGCACTACCCCTGCCTGGACGACCTGGAGGGGCTGGTGGCCATCGGCAGGGACTTACCCGTGCACATGGAGGAGCTTAGGCAGCTGGAGCTCCAGGTGGCCAGCGCCCATTCATGGAGAGAGAAGGCCAGCAAGACCTTTCTCAAGAAGAACTCGCAGCAGAGCCTGCTGGAG GTGCTGTGTCCCTGCGTGGACAGGAAGCGGCAGCGGCGCGACGGCAGGGTGTCCAAAGCCGACTCGGACAGTCTGGGTCTCACGGCGCAGGACCTGCGGGATCCAGCTGCCATC GTGTCTGCCTTCAAAGAAGGAGAAAGGAGGGAGAAGGAGGCTGTACAGCGGCTCCAGGAGGTCAACTTGGCGAAGCCGGCACTTAGGAATGGCGACGGTGAGGCATGGTGGAAGGGGAGGGAGGGTAGGGCGGAGCAGGATGCCTGCAGCCCCTTGCCGGACTCCGGAAAGGACGGAGCAGTTATCGACCTGACGGAGactcccgagcagccgccgcctgcggaCGCCCCTGAGGTCTGCGTGTGTGGGCAGCCCCCCCGACCCCCAATCCTCCGCTGCCACCTCTGCCAGGACTGGTTCCATGGCGGCTGTGTCCCCTTTCCCTCCCTCTCGCTCCCTGCTAATCCCCTCTGCTGGTGGGACTGGGACACGCGCTTTCTGTGCCCACTGTGCCAACGCTCACGCCGCCCGCGGTTGGAGACCATCCTGGCGCTGCTGGTGGCGCTGCAGAAGCTTCCAGTGCGGCTCCCCGAGGGCGAGGCGCTGCAGTGCCTGACGGAGAGGGCCATCGGTTGGCAGGGCCGTGCCAGGCAGGCACTCGACAGCCCCGAGCTGAGGGCAGCCCTGCAGACGCTGCGGGCACTCCAGGACACACTGCGGGGGATGGGTGactgtgggggcggggccaagGATGAGGGCGGGGCCAaggatgggggtggggccaaGGACGACGTCATAGTGCTGTCTGACTCTGATGGAGCGGAGAAGGGCGACCGGGAGGACAGCGTGATAGACCTGACGGAGGATGACGATCCCCGCAGGAAGGGG GCTGAATGTGAAAATGGACACAGCAGGAAAGGGGGCACTaatggggtcaaag GCACCGAATCCCTACTCGCCCTGCTTCCCCGATTGAGGGGTCCCGTCatagagctctcctctgccacccgagctcagctggaggagctgcagctcgaGGGCGACATGCTGGA